The genomic region GAAAACAGGGCCGTTTCCTTGGAACGCTTCACAGCTTGGGGCGGAAGGGTGGCGGTCAGCAGCCCCGACCATCACTCTCGAAGGAGCTCACCTTCCATGAACAGGCGTACCTTCATGGCCGCATCCGCGACTGCGACAGCCGGGACCCTGGCGGTGTTGGGCAGCGTGACCACCGGTTCAGCCGCCGAGACGAGCGGGACGGGCGCGGAGGATGACCACGTACGGAGTGTCACCGCCGTCACGCAGGTCTTCGGCACCGGGCAGAAGCTGGTCGCCGTAGCGGTCGAGTACGACAGCGAGATCGACGGCTCGACGCTGTCGAAGTCGACGTTCACGGTCGCCGATCGCACCGTGACCAAGGTCTACGCGAACCGGACGGCCGACCTCGCGCAGCGGAGCAGGGACGGCCGGTACGTCATCGTCGAGCTGTCACCCGACGACACGGCGGCGGCCCTGTGGGTGACCAAGCAGGGCTCCGGCACCCCTTCCGACGGCGGTTCCGACGACGGCGGGTCGGCCGATGACAGCGGGTCCGGCGATGGCGGCGGGCCCGGGGCGGGGGGCCCGAAGGTCGGCGACACCACGCCGGGCGGAACCATCGTCGCGGCGAAGGCCACGCTGACCCAGACGGGCACCGTCACGACGACCCGTGGCCGCCGCTACGCCGCCGACGGCACGGCGCGGACCACCGACGCCGTGGTGAACCTGATCGTCGACGACTTCCAGCAGTTCTCGTTCACCGACCCCGCGACCGGACAGACCCTGAGGTACAACCTGTTCGTCCCGAAGAACTACGACCGCCGCAAGAGCTACCCGATGGTGCTGTTCATGCACGACGCGAGCGTGGTCAACGTCGCGACGGAAGGCCCCCTGGTCCAGGGCCTCGGCGCCGTCTGCTGGGCGAGCCCGGCGGACCAGGCACGGCACGAGTCCTTCGTCCTGGCCCCCGAGTACGGCTCCGTGGTGATCGACGACACCTACGAGCCGTCGACACTGTTCGAGGCCACCGCCAACCTCGTGCGGTCGGTGACTCGGCAGTACAGCATCGACCCGAACCGGCTCTACACGACCGGGCAGTCGATGGGAGCGATGATGTCGCTGGGCCTGAACATCAGGTACCCCGACCTGTTCGCGGCCGCGTTCATCGTCGCCGGCCAGTGGCCGGAGGCCCAGGCCGCGCCGCTGGCCAAGAAGAAGCTGTGGATCCTCGTCTCCGCGGACGACACCAAGGCGTACCCCGGCGAGCAGGCCATCACCGAGGTCATCCAGGACCAGGGCACGCAGGTCAGCACCGCCCTGTGGGACGGCCGGTCGACGGACGCCGAGTTCGCCGCGGCCGTCCGGAGCATGAAGGCCCAGCGGACCCCGGTGAACTTCGCCGCCTTCGAGACCGGCACCGTCGTGCCGTCCGGCTCCACCACCAGCGCGCACATGGCCACCTGGCAGGTCGCCTACACGATCCCCGGCGTCCGGGACTGGATCATGCGCCAGTCCCTGTAGGCCACGCCAGTCCCTGTAGGCCACCCCACCAGGCCGCCCCTGTTGACCCCGGCCGCCGACCGGGCCGTACAGCAGGGTGCACTCGGCCCCGGCTGGCTTACACTCCACGCCAGGGGTCGGCCGTCCGGTCCCTATCCCGCGTCCTCGGGCCGGATTCGGGAAGGTCGGGGAGGGGAGAGGCGCATGTCCTCGATCACGACACCGAGTGACGAGAACTCCGCGGCACGGCTGGAGTTCTGGCGTGACACCGTCAGCCGCAACTTCGTGCCCCTGGAGATCGTGCCCCGCCAAGGGCCCTATTTCCACGCACAGTTGCGCATCGCCCGGGTCGGCGCGGTCCAAGTGTCCGTCATCACCACACCGCCGCACACGGCTCGCACCCGGCGGCGGCCCGGTTCGGACGCGTCCGACCACGTCAAGGTCAGTCTGCAGCTGACCGGGCACTGTGTACTCACCCAGGGCGACCACCAAGCCGAGCTGAAACCAGGTGAGTTGGCGGTCTACGACACCCGTCACCCCTACACCCTCGACACCGACCGGCCCGGCCGCAGTCTGGCCCTGATGTTCCCCCGAGCCATGCTGCGGATGCCGGACCGCGACCTGGCGCGCGTGACGGCGACCTCGGTGTCGTGCCGCGACGGGCTGGGCACGGTGGTGCGCCCCTTCCTGCACGGACTCGCCCGCCAGGTCGACGAGTTGGAGTCGCTCGGCACGCCCCGGCTCGCCGACAACGTGGTCGATCTGGTGGGCACCCTCCTCGCGGAACACACGGGTGCCGACCGGACACCGCGGCATGACGACGGGCGGCAGGTGCTCACGCGGCGCATCCTCGCCTACATGGAACAGCGGCTCGCCGAACCGGAGTTGGGACCCGACCAGATCGCGGCCGCCCATCACATCTCCCGCCGCTACCTGTACAAGCTGCTCGCCGAACACGGGTACACCGTCTCGGGCTGGATCCGCGAACACCGTCTCGCCCGCTGCCGACGCGACCTCGCCGACCCGACACTGGTCCAGCTGCCGGTCGGCGCCATCGGCAGCCGCTGGGGCTTTCCCGGCCCGGCCCACTTCAGCCACGCCTTCAAGACGGCGTACGGCATCAGTCCGAGCGAGGCCCGCCCGGCACGATGACCGGGTTACCGTGCTCAGCTCGGCAACTCCCCGTGCACCGCCGTGAAAGCCCGTACGCCCACCGGGCGACACCCTTCGGCCATGGAAGCCACGCAGAAGACTTACGACCACATCGTGGTGGGCGCCGGGTCCGCCGGCTGCGTCATCGCCCGCCGACTCGTGGACGCCGGCCGCAGCGTCCTGCTGATCGAGGCCGGCGGTCCGGACGACAACCCCGCCATCCACGACCCGGGACGCATGTGGGAGCTGTGGACCTCGCCCGAGGACTACGCCTACCTCACCGAGCCCCAGCAACACGCCGACGGCACCCGGGTGTTCTGGCCGCGGGGCAAGGTGCTCGGCGGGACCAGCGCCATCAACGCCATGATCTACGTACGGGGGCACCGGTCGGACTACGACGACTGGGTCACCCGGCACGGGGCCACCGGCTGGTCCTACGACGAGGTCCTGCCGTACTTCAAGCGTTCCGAGGACTTCGAGGACGGCCCCTCGCGGTACCACGGGGCGGGCGGCCCGATGCCGGTCACCCGTAACCACACGCCCAACCCGGTCTCCGTCGCCTTCATCGAGGCCTGCGAGCAGTACGGGATCCCGCACAACGACGACTGCAACGCCGAGGAGATCCTCGGTGTGAACCTCCTGCACCTCAACGTCCGTGACGGCAAGCGGGTCAGCGCCTGGACCGCCTTCGTACAGCCCGTGCTCGACAGCCCGCTCCTTACGGTGCTGACGGGCGCACCGGTGGCCCGGATCCTCATCGAGGGCGAGGGCGACGGCGGGCGCGAGGGCGGACGTGCCCGCGGAGTCGAGGTGATCAAGGACGGCCGGACCGCCTCCGTACGCTGCTCCGGCGACGTGGTCCTGTCCGGCGGCACCATCGGCTCCGCCCAACTGCTGCTGCTCAGCGGGATCGGCCCGGCCGACGAGCTGCGTGAGCTGGGCATCGGCGTGGTCGCCGACCTGCCGGGGGTCGGTGCCAACCTGCACGATCACGCGCTCGCCCCGGTGGTGTACTCGTCGGCCCGCCCCGTACCGCCGGGCACGTCCAACAAGATCGAGGCCCAGTACTTCGCGAAGACCGACCCCGCGCTGGCCGCCCCCGACCTGCAACCGGTGATGTCCCACGTGCCGCTGCCCGTCGTGGGTCAGGAGGTCCCGGAGGAAGGGCACGGCTACAGCATCGCCCCCGGCACGATCCGCACGCTCAGCCGCGGCCGGTTGTGGCTGCACTCCGCCGACCCCACCCAGGCACCTGCCCTCGACCCCCGGTACTTCGCCGAGCCCTACGACCTCCAGGCGATGGTGACGGCGGTCAAGCAGGCCCGGGAGATCGGTGACCAGAAGGCGCTGGCCGACTGGCGTGCCCACGAGGTCGCGCCGGGCCCGGGGGTCGTCACCGCCGACGAGATCGCCTCGTACGTCAAGCGCAACCTGGCCAGCTACCACCACCAGGTGGGCACCTGCCGCATGGGCACCGGTCCCGACGCGGTCGTGGACCCCCAACTGCGGGTCCACGGCGTGCCGGGCCTGCGCGTCGCGGACGCCTCGGTCATGCCGGCCGTCCCGTCCGGCAACACCCACGCGCCCACCGTCATGATCGGCGAGCGCTGCGCCGACTTCCTCCTGACGGGCACCTCCTGACCACCGTCGCGCCCGGTGTCGTACGACACCGGGCCCGTGTCGATGTCCTCGCCTGCACCGGTTTCCGGAGGAGGCAGCGCCTGTCTCAACGCCGCCATCCCTGTGG from Streptomyces sp. NBC_00878 harbors:
- a CDS encoding PHB depolymerase family esterase — protein: MNRRTFMAASATATAGTLAVLGSVTTGSAAETSGTGAEDDHVRSVTAVTQVFGTGQKLVAVAVEYDSEIDGSTLSKSTFTVADRTVTKVYANRTADLAQRSRDGRYVIVELSPDDTAAALWVTKQGSGTPSDGGSDDGGSADDSGSGDGGGPGAGGPKVGDTTPGGTIVAAKATLTQTGTVTTTRGRRYAADGTARTTDAVVNLIVDDFQQFSFTDPATGQTLRYNLFVPKNYDRRKSYPMVLFMHDASVVNVATEGPLVQGLGAVCWASPADQARHESFVLAPEYGSVVIDDTYEPSTLFEATANLVRSVTRQYSIDPNRLYTTGQSMGAMMSLGLNIRYPDLFAAAFIVAGQWPEAQAAPLAKKKLWILVSADDTKAYPGEQAITEVIQDQGTQVSTALWDGRSTDAEFAAAVRSMKAQRTPVNFAAFETGTVVPSGSTTSAHMATWQVAYTIPGVRDWIMRQSL
- a CDS encoding helix-turn-helix domain-containing protein: MSSITTPSDENSAARLEFWRDTVSRNFVPLEIVPRQGPYFHAQLRIARVGAVQVSVITTPPHTARTRRRPGSDASDHVKVSLQLTGHCVLTQGDHQAELKPGELAVYDTRHPYTLDTDRPGRSLALMFPRAMLRMPDRDLARVTATSVSCRDGLGTVVRPFLHGLARQVDELESLGTPRLADNVVDLVGTLLAEHTGADRTPRHDDGRQVLTRRILAYMEQRLAEPELGPDQIAAAHHISRRYLYKLLAEHGYTVSGWIREHRLARCRRDLADPTLVQLPVGAIGSRWGFPGPAHFSHAFKTAYGISPSEARPAR
- a CDS encoding GMC family oxidoreductase, with product MEATQKTYDHIVVGAGSAGCVIARRLVDAGRSVLLIEAGGPDDNPAIHDPGRMWELWTSPEDYAYLTEPQQHADGTRVFWPRGKVLGGTSAINAMIYVRGHRSDYDDWVTRHGATGWSYDEVLPYFKRSEDFEDGPSRYHGAGGPMPVTRNHTPNPVSVAFIEACEQYGIPHNDDCNAEEILGVNLLHLNVRDGKRVSAWTAFVQPVLDSPLLTVLTGAPVARILIEGEGDGGREGGRARGVEVIKDGRTASVRCSGDVVLSGGTIGSAQLLLLSGIGPADELRELGIGVVADLPGVGANLHDHALAPVVYSSARPVPPGTSNKIEAQYFAKTDPALAAPDLQPVMSHVPLPVVGQEVPEEGHGYSIAPGTIRTLSRGRLWLHSADPTQAPALDPRYFAEPYDLQAMVTAVKQAREIGDQKALADWRAHEVAPGPGVVTADEIASYVKRNLASYHHQVGTCRMGTGPDAVVDPQLRVHGVPGLRVADASVMPAVPSGNTHAPTVMIGERCADFLLTGTS